TACCATCTATACTTGTCTTATTGTCGCTAGGTGCAAAAACATCTTTTACTGGTTTTGTTGATGTTGGGTTTGTTGTTTCGTTTGTATCATATTTATTATTTCCATCAACTACATTTGCTTTATTTACTATCTTTTCACCATTTACATCAGCTTTTACTTTTACTTTAAATGTAACTTCAAATGTTTCTCCATTAGCTACCTTATCTTTAGTCCAAGTAATTGTTCCATCTTTGAAACTTCCGTTATTATCTGCTGAATTTTCTACATAAGTTGTATGTTCTGGAATCTTATCAGTTATTGTTACTTTTTGTTCCTTACCTGTAGTGTTTGTATAAGTAACTTTATAAAGTAACTCTTGTTCACCCTTTACAACTTGTCCATCAATACTGATACGATCATTTTGTGGTTCAAAAACATCTTTTACTGGTTTTGTAGGTGTTGGGTTTGTTGTTTCATTTGTATCATAATTATTATTTCCATCAACTACATTTGCTTTATTAAGAATCTTTTCACCATTTACATTATCATTTACTTTTACTTTGAAAGTAACTTCAAATGTTTCACCATCTGCTACTTTTTCTTTAGTCCAAGTAATTGTTCCATCTTTGAAAACTCCATTATTATCTGCTGAGTTTTCTACATATGTTGTATGTTCTGGAATCTTATCAGTTATTGTTACTGTTTGTTCTTTTCCAGTTGTATTTGTATAAGTAACTTTGTAAAGTAGTTCTTGACCTGCTTTTACTTCATTACCATCTATACTTGTCTTATTGTCGCTAGGTGCAAAAACATCTTTTACTGGTTTTGTAGATGTTGGGTTTGTTGTTTCATTTGTATCAAACTTATTATTTCCATCAACTACATTTGCTTTGTTAAGAATCTTTTCACCACTTACATTATCATCAACTTTTACTTTAAATGTAACTTCGAATGTTTCGCCATTAGCTACTTTTTCTTTAGTCCAAGTAATAGTTCCATCTTTGAAACTTCCGTTATTATCTGCAGAATTTTCTACATAAGTTGTATGTTCTGGTATCTTATCAGTTATTGTTACTTTTTGTTCCTTACCTGTAGTATTTGTATAAGTAACTTTGTAAAGTAATTCTTGACCTGCTTTTACTTCTTTACCATCAATACTAGTTTTGTTATCACTAGGAGCAAAGACATCTTTTACCGGCTTTGTAGGTGTTGGATTTGTTGTTTCGTTTGTATCGTAACTATTATTTCCATCAACTACATTTGCTTTGTTAAGAATCTTTTCACCATTTACATTATCTTTTACTTTTACTTTGAATGTAACTGTTAAAGAAGCCCCATTTTCAACTTCCTTAACCCACGTAATAGTTCCACTGTTTTCTGTTCCATCATTATCTGCAGAAACAAATGTTGTGTGTTCTGGAGTTTTGTCAGTTATTGTTACTGTTTGTTTCTTTCCAGTAGTATTTGTATAAGTAATTTTGTAAAGTAATTCTTGGCCTGCTTTTACTTCTTTACCATCAATACTTGTCTTATTTTCTTTACTATCAAATACATCTTTTACCGGCTTTGTAGGTGTTGGATTTGTTGTTTCGTTTGTATCATAACTATTATTTCCATCAACTACATTTGCCTTATTTAAAATCTTTTCTCCATTTACATTATCATCAACTTTTACTTTGAAAGTAACTGTTAGAGAATCTCCATTTTCAACATCTTTAACCCACGTAATAGTTCCGCCATTTTCTGTTCCATCATTATCTGCAGAAACAAATGTTGTGTGTTTTGGAGTTTTATCAGTTATTGTTACTGTTTGTTTCTTTCCAGTAGTGTTTGTATAAGTAATTTTATAAAGTAATTCTTGTCCTGCTTTTACTTCTTTACCATCGATACTTGCACTGTCATCTTTGCTATCAAAAACATCTTTAACCGGCTTTGTAGGTGTTGGATTTGTTGTTTCGTTTGTATCGTAACTATTCTTTCCTTCAACTACATTAGCTTTATTAAGAATCTTTTCGCCATTTACATTGTCATCAACTTTTACTTTAAATGTAACTTCGAATGTTTCTCCATTAGCTACTTTATCTTTAGTCCAAGTGATTTCTCCGTCTTTGAAAACACCATTATTTGTAGCTGATCCCTTTACAAATGTTGTATGTTTCGGAATCTTATCCTTAATTACAACATTTTGTTCTTTTCCAGTAGTATTCTTGTAAGTAACCTTATAAAGTAATTCTTGTCCTGCTTTTACTTCGTTACCATCGATACTTGCTTTATTGTCTTTGCTATCAAAAACATCTTTTACTGGCTTTGTTGATGTTGGATTTGTTGTTTCATTTGTGACAAAACTGTTTTTTCCTTCAAGAACATTTGCCTTATTTAAAATCTTTTCTCCGCTTACATTGTCATCAACTTTTACTCTAAATGTAACTTCAAATTTTTCGCCATTAGCTACTTTTTCTTTAGTCCAAGTAATTTCTCTGTCTTTGTAAACACCATTATTATCAGCAGAGTCTTTAACATAAGTTGTATGTTCAGGAATCTTATCAGTTATTGTTACATCTTGTTCTTTTCCAGTTGTATTTGTATAAGTAACTTTGTAAAGTAGTTCTTGTCCAGCCTTTACTTCGTTACCATCTATACTTGTACTGTCATCTTTGCTATCAAAAACGTCTTTTACTGGCTTTGTTGATGTTGGGTTTGTAGTTTCGTTTGTTTCGTAATTGTTATTTCCTTCAATAACATTTGACTTATTAAGAATTTTTTCTCCACTTACATTATCATCAACTTTTACTTTAAATGTAACTTCGAATGTATCTCCATTGGCTACTTTATCTTTAGTCCAAGTAATTTCACCATTTTTATAAATACCGTTATTATCTGCAGAGTCTTTAACATAAGTTGTATGTTTTGGAATCTTATCCTTTATTACAACCTTTTGTTCTTTTCCAGTTGTATTTGTATAAGTAACTTTGTAAAGTAGTTCTTGACCTGCTTTTACTTCTTTACCATCGATACTTGCTTTATTATCCTTACTATCAAATACATCTTTTACTGGTTTCTTTGGTGTAAATACTTTTACTGGTTTTGATTCAACTTTATAAACATTGTTTATATTGATATCAAATTTATTTTCGTATTTTGTTCCTTCTTTTGTTACCTTACCTGTAATTATAGGTGAAGTTACTTTTGCTTCTTTTGTAAGGTCTCCGTTTATTTTTTGTAATAAACTTTCCTTTGCTGTAAATTTAAGAACTCTTGTTCCTTCTGTATATTCTACATTATAATCAACATTCTTAGCTTGAGTTCCTGCTAAATCAAGTTCATAACCTTCAGGTAATGTATCAGTAAAAACTAAGGATTTTATTTCTTCATGTCCTTTTGGAAAAGCAGAAGTATTTAATTCAAAATTTACTACTGAACCTGTTTTTACTACACTATTATTTATATCTTGATTATTTTCATTAAGCACTTTCTTTTCTACTTGTGATTTTACATAAAGCACACTGTAGTGATAAGTAACTTTTGTATCCGGTTTTTGTGGTTCTTCTGGTGGTGTAGGTTTAGTTGGCTTATTTGGTTCCTTTGCTTTAATTTCAGGAATACCAATCGCACGAACTTTACCATTTAAAGAATACCAAATGTTAGGTTTTTTACCTTCTTTATTATCTTTATTTGGAACTATAGGACCATAATCTGGACCATCTAAAATTTTTGTAGCAGAAGCTGCCCCAAGTGTAATATAATTTTTACTACCTTGTAATCTAACTACACCAGCACCATACCATGAATTTTCTGCATCAGCAGTATCCCAACCTGATCCAGGTTCACTTGGACGTTTATACATAGAATGTTTACAACCACCTTCACCTTGTTTAAAGTTCAAGCTTTCAGTTGCATAAATCAAATTACGTTTTGTATCTTCGCCTACTGTTGAACCGGAAATTTTTACAAATTGTCCTGGCATATAATCTTTAGCAAGCTCTATAGAATTGTGTTCACGGTTAAGAGATGCGACTGACATTAACGCATCTTGAAATTCAACTGGATTTCCATCTTGATCATAAAAAGTGAATTCATTTTTAACAAAAATGGAAGTATCTTTTTCAGTGTCGCCTGTGTAAGCAGATGCGAATATCCCAAGTGTTGGGTCTGTAAAGATTCCTAACCATGCCTTAGTATTCTTAAAAGCTGAGTCTGAAGTTAAAGTATATTTAAAAACTATTTTTGAGATTTTTTTACCATTGTAATAAGTTTTTTGAAGGTTTGTATATGTGGCTGTTACACTTTGTCCCTTTTGTAATAGAACTGTTGCCCATTTTACCGTACCATTATTACTAACAGTAGTTTTCCATGAAGATTTATTGCCGATATTTCCATACAATTCCGTGTTATTTATAATACCACCGGCAGCTTCCAAATCTTTAACACTCATATCATCTAATTGCAATGTTTTTTCTGTATATTTAGGTGTCTTACTAAATGCCTTATCAACTGCATTAGCTGATACATAACTTCCTTGATTCTCAGATAGAGTTAACTTTGCATCTGGCTCTGAATCATATACAAGTGTTTTAGCATATGGAGAAGACAAAAATCCAGGATTATCTTTATTCTTTTTGTAGTCTTCTAATGCCTTTTCCATTTCTTTTTTTTCTTTTTCGTATTGCTTTTGAAAATCATCATACTCTTTTAAGTATTTTTTATAATCTTCCTCATATTTAGCTAAATCTTTATCATATTGTGCTTTTTTCTTATCGTATTCTGCTTTTTTAGCATTATACTCATCCAATTTAACTTTTGTTTCTTTAATTTTTTTAATCTGAGCTTTATAATCAGCATCAATTTCCGCTAATTTAGCATTAGCCTCTGCATTAGAGCCAACAGAACCCTTATCTACTACAGAATCTTCTGTAATATCTAACCCAGAATCCTTTGCTTCCTTTACAGCTTTATCCAACTCAGTTCTATCAGCTTTTACTTCTATTCCCTTAATTGGATCTGCTGCATAAGCCTGAGATGCGATTGGCATAATCAATGAAACTATTGCCATTACCGATACAAGCTTATTAATAAATTCCCTTTTCTTCACTATTCAATCCCCTTTCCATAAGAAATGTTTTTTTAATAATTGCTTTTTAACTATAATTTTTAAAAATCTCAAAAATTTTCTAACATTCTAAATAATATTTAATAAAAAATGTTACCTCTTATATTTTATCACAAATAACAACAAATGTCTACATTTTTAAGGCTTAAATCGTTTGAAATCATGTATTTTTAATAATTTATATATAAAAACCATAAAAAAGAACTTAGTTTTTACTAAGTTCTAATTTTTGTAGAACAAAAAAGTTCCCAAAAACCCATCCAACACAAACATCGCAGAAGGGTGAATTAATTTTATCCTAAAATTTTTAATTAAAAGCCTAAATATAAGAAATATAGACCTATAAGTAAAATTATTATTCCAAAAACTATTTTTACAATATCAGAAATTTTTCCGTAAGATTTATTTGACATTACTTTTCCTACAAATCCTGTACTTGTTCCTGCAATAATTACTAAAATACTGTTACCTATTGAATATAGCAAGAATAGTAATACTCCCCAAAGTAAACTTCCTTTCGAAGCAACAATCGCAAGTAATGCAACTAAAATTGGAGTTGAACAAGGACTTGAAAACAAACCTGCCATTATTCCAACTACCAAGGCTCCTATATATCCAGTCTTTTTACTTTTATTAGTCAAAATTTTACTTGGAACTACATTTATTATCTCCCATGTTTGTAATGCCATTAAAATCATAACAACTCCTAAAAATATATTCCAAAGTTGTCCTGATTGATTAAAAATCTTACTAAGTAAAGCTGCTAAAACACCTAAAGTTGTATAAGTTATTGCCATTCCAATGGCGAATACAACAGAAATTTTAAAAGCTCTTTTAGTGTCATCTTCTTTTGTACCAGTCATAAAACCAATAATCAAAGGAATTGATGCAAGTGAGCAAGGTGAAATAGAAGTTAGTATTCCTCCAAGTAATGCGAGGATTGGAGCTAAGATACCAAAAGATTTCAATCCTTCTCCAATGATATTCTCTAAATTATTTAACATTCTTCAACATCTCCTCAATAACTTGCTTTAATTCTTCATACTTAACAACACCTTCTGATCCACCAAATTTTAACTCGCCAGTTTTCTTATCTTCATAAGCAACATAACTTATTTTCTTCGCCAAATCTCCCTTTGCTTCATAAGGTGTTCCATCTGCATTGAAGTAAAATAAAGTAGGTGTTACTCTTACAGGAAATTGTGATGCAAATGCTTGTTGTTTTCTAAGGTCAATAGTTTTTATTATTACTTTATCTTTATATTCTTTTCTCAGTTTTTCCAAAACTGGGTGCTGAACAGCACAAGCATGTCATCCATTTTGGCTAAAGTCTAAAATCATTACTTTTTTTTGACTTTTTAGACTTTCTAAAGTTAGATTCTCATCTGAATTAGAGTTTTTAGAATCTGAACTGTTTTTGTTGTCGTTACTACTATCATTTTTATTGTTATTGTTATTAGATTTGTTTTCTGTGATAGCATTATTTTTGGAGTTTTCATTACTATCATCTTTATTGTTTTTATTCATATAAAAGTTTTTAAAAATGAAAATTCCAAAAACTATAACGAACACTGAGCATAAAACTGCAATCTTCTTTTTCATAGTTCTCTCTCCTTTTAGAATTTGATAAAATTATACCCTCTAATAAAAATGAATAATCATAATCAAGAAGAAGTATGATAAAAAATTTTCTATTTTCTTTAAATTTAGTTCATATGACTGTAGAAATTTTATTTGATTATTTGCAAGCAGGGATATTTAGGAGATATTGTATCATTGTACACAATGACTCCGTCAGACCTACTTTTGTTTTGATAGCACGGAGCCTTAGGAGATCTCTCCACTCCGTTTCACTCCGGTCGAGATGACGTATAAGAAAATATCTTCGTTTCATAGCTAAACGTTAACAGTAAATAAACTTCAAATTGTCTTTATAACTATAGTAGAACAAATAAAAATCTACATCATAGTATTTTAAAAATATAAATAAACTAAATAATTCACGTCATATCACTTGGAAAAGAAAATCTTCCCAACACGTCATCTCGACCGAAATGAGTGAAACGAATGAAGTGGAGAGATCTCATAGTTTTGCTTGTTTACAAGCAAAAGTAAATGTATCGCAGATACATAAACTACAAAAATCCAATATTTAATTAAATTTTGGTAGTTTTTCCAAACAAAAAATAGGCTATCCGCCTATTTTAAAGTTTTCTAATTGTATTTCATTTAATCCATCTTGTTTTTCTTGTTTTCTAATATTTTCAGTTATTAAATTTTGGATTTTATCGATTGAATTTTCTAATTTCTCTCCTCTTATCAACTCACTTGCTACAAGTGAAGAAAATACATCACCCGTTCCACAAATTTTTATATCAATTTTTTCACTTTCAAACCATTTTATCGAGTTTTCGCAAAAATACAGAGTATTAAGTTTATTCTTTTCTTCAAAACTTTTGATTAAAATTCGTTTTGATCCCATTTCAGATAGTTTTTTTGCAATTTTTTCTATATCTTTTCTTTCTATTTCAGAAAATATTTTGTTGTATTCTGTTAATAAAATAGCCTCTGTGAGATTTGGTGTTACTATATCTGCAAAATTCAAAAGTTCTCTATAAAAAGCTATTTGTTTGACTGTTGTACCAGAATATTTTACTCCATTATCTCCAAGTATTGGATCTAAAATGACTTTCCCTTTAAAATTTTGTAAAATTTCTTTTATTATTACAAAAACTTCATCATTATCAATAAATCCAATATAAATTGCATCAACTTTCTTAATTTCAATGACTTTTTGAACTATTTCAGAGAAATTTGGAATATTAAAACTGATATAATCCTTATAACTCATATTAGATGAGAATATTTTGGTTGGAACTCCAAACACTTCATGACCATTTTGTGTTAATACTGAAATATTTGCTTTTAATGCCATATTTCCAACTACACAGTAGTCATTAAATACTAAAATTCTCATTTATCTTATACTCTTTTTCAAAATTGGCTTTAAAGCCTTTACCAATATAACAGCAATTAAAACTCCAACGACTGCATTAACTGATGAAGCCCATAATCTTTGTAGCCCTTTTGCAATTGCTCCTGCTTGTGGTAATCCTTTAACATAAATATCAGATATATAACTTTTAGATAAATATAAAATTACATAAGTGACAGCTCCTGTTATTGAACCTATTAAATTTTTCTTAAAGTCTTCTGCTTTTGCTCCGTTTGAGTATGCGATTTTACCACATATGAAAGCCATTAAAAATTTAAATG
Above is a genomic segment from Parvimonas micra containing:
- a CDS encoding bifunctional hydroxymethylpyrimidine kinase/phosphomethylpyrimidine kinase, which gives rise to MRILVFNDYCVVGNMALKANISVLTQNGHEVFGVPTKIFSSNMSYKDYISFNIPNFSEIVQKVIEIKKVDAIYIGFIDNDEVFVIIKEILQNFKGKVILDPILGDNGVKYSGTTVKQIAFYRELLNFADIVTPNLTEAILLTEYNKIFSEIERKDIEKIAKKLSEMGSKRILIKSFEEKNKLNTLYFCENSIKWFESEKIDIKICGTGDVFSSLVASELIRGEKLENSIDKIQNLITENIRKQEKQDGLNEIQLENFKIGG
- a CDS encoding GbpC/Spa domain-containing protein; amino-acid sequence: MAIVSLIMPIASQAYAADPIKGIEVKADRTELDKAVKEAKDSGLDITEDSVVDKGSVGSNAEANAKLAEIDADYKAQIKKIKETKVKLDEYNAKKAEYDKKKAQYDKDLAKYEEDYKKYLKEYDDFQKQYEKEKKEMEKALEDYKKNKDNPGFLSSPYAKTLVYDSEPDAKLTLSENQGSYVSANAVDKAFSKTPKYTEKTLQLDDMSVKDLEAAGGIINNTELYGNIGNKSSWKTTVSNNGTVKWATVLLQKGQSVTATYTNLQKTYYNGKKISKIVFKYTLTSDSAFKNTKAWLGIFTDPTLGIFASAYTGDTEKDTSIFVKNEFTFYDQDGNPVEFQDALMSVASLNREHNSIELAKDYMPGQFVKISGSTVGEDTKRNLIYATESLNFKQGEGGCKHSMYKRPSEPGSGWDTADAENSWYGAGVVRLQGSKNYITLGAASATKILDGPDYGPIVPNKDNKEGKKPNIWYSLNGKVRAIGIPEIKAKEPNKPTKPTPPEEPQKPDTKVTYHYSVLYVKSQVEKKVLNENNQDINNSVVKTGSVVNFELNTSAFPKGHEEIKSLVFTDTLPEGYELDLAGTQAKNVDYNVEYTEGTRVLKFTAKESLLQKINGDLTKEAKVTSPIITGKVTKEGTKYENKFDININNVYKVESKPVKVFTPKKPVKDVFDSKDNKASIDGKEVKAGQELLYKVTYTNTTGKEQKVVIKDKIPKHTTYVKDSADNNGIYKNGEITWTKDKVANGDTFEVTFKVKVDDNVSGEKILNKSNVIEGNNNYETNETTNPTSTKPVKDVFDSKDDSTSIDGNEVKAGQELLYKVTYTNTTGKEQDVTITDKIPEHTTYVKDSADNNGVYKDREITWTKEKVANGEKFEVTFRVKVDDNVSGEKILNKANVLEGKNSFVTNETTNPTSTKPVKDVFDSKDNKASIDGNEVKAGQELLYKVTYKNTTGKEQNVVIKDKIPKHTTFVKGSATNNGVFKDGEITWTKDKVANGETFEVTFKVKVDDNVNGEKILNKANVVEGKNSYDTNETTNPTPTKPVKDVFDSKDDSASIDGKEVKAGQELLYKITYTNTTGKKQTVTITDKTPKHTTFVSADNDGTENGGTITWVKDVENGDSLTVTFKVKVDDNVNGEKILNKANVVDGNNSYDTNETTNPTPTKPVKDVFDSKENKTSIDGKEVKAGQELLYKITYTNTTGKKQTVTITDKTPEHTTFVSADNDGTENSGTITWVKEVENGASLTVTFKVKVKDNVNGEKILNKANVVDGNNSYDTNETTNPTPTKPVKDVFAPSDNKTSIDGKEVKAGQELLYKVTYTNTTGKEQKVTITDKIPEHTTYVENSADNNGSFKDGTITWTKEKVANGETFEVTFKVKVDDNVSGEKILNKANVVDGNNKFDTNETTNPTSTKPVKDVFAPSDNKTSIDGNEVKAGQELLYKVTYTNTTGKEQTVTITDKIPEHTTYVENSADNNGVFKDGTITWTKEKVADGETFEVTFKVKVNDNVNGEKILNKANVVDGNNNYDTNETTNPTPTKPVKDVFEPQNDRISIDGQVVKGEQELLYKVTYTNTTGKEQKVTITDKIPEHTTYVENSADNNGSFKDGTITWTKDKVANGETFEVTFKVKVKADVNGEKIVNKANVVDGNNKYDTNETTNPTSTKPVKDVFAPSDNKTSIDGNQVKAGQELLYKVTYKNTTGNEQTVTITDKIPEHTTYVEGSADNNGSFKDGKITWTKEKVADGETFEVTFKVKVNDDVNGEKILNKANVVDGNNDYDTNETTNPTPTKPVKDVVSPSDDKTSIDGNEVKAGQELLYKITYTNTTGKKQTVTITDKIPEHTTFVSADNDGKENSGTITWVKDVENGDSLTVTFKVKVNDNVNGEKILNKANVVDGNNSYDTNETTNPTPTKPVKDVFAPSDNKTSIDGNEVKAGQELLYKVTYKNTTGKEQTVTITDKIPEHTTYVENSADNNGIFKDGTITWTKEKVADGETFEVTFKVKVKDNVNGEKILNKANVVDGNNDYDTNETTDPTPTKPVKDVFAPSDNKTSIDGNEVKAGQELLYKITYTNTTGKEQKVTITDKIPEHTTFVSADNDGVYKDGTITWTKEKVADGETFEVTFKVKVNDDVNGEKILNKANVVDGNNNFDTNETTNPTPTKPVKDVFDSKDDKTSIDGNEVKAGQELLYKITYKNTTGKEQKVTITDKIPEHTTFVSADNDGVYKDGTITWTKEKVADREVFEVTFKVKVKDNVNGEKILNKANVVDGSNNFDTNETTNPTPTKPVKDVFAPSDNKTSIDGNEVKAGQELLYKITYKNTTGKEQTVTITDKIPEHTTFVSADNDGVYKDGTITWTKEKVADGKTFEVTFKVKVNDNVNGEKILNKANVVDGNNNFDTNETTNPTPTKPVKDVFEPQNDRVSIDGQVVKAGQELLYKVTYTNTTGKDQKVVIKDRIPEHTTYVEGSADNNGIYKDGEITWTKEKVANGETFEVTFKVKVDENVNGEKIVNKANVVDGSNNFDTNETTNPTSTKPVKDVFDSKDDKTSIDGNEVKAGQELLYKITYKNTTGSKQTVTITDKIPEHTKFVSADNDGKEKDGTIKWVKEVEDGETLTVSFKVKVDDNVNGEKIVNKANVVDGSNNFDTNETTNPTPTKPVKDVFDSKDDKTSIDGKGVKAGQELLYKVTYKNTTGKEQKVVIKDRIPEHTTYVEGSADNNGVYKDGEITWTKEKVADGETFEVTFKVKVNSDVNGEKIVNKANVVDGNNNYETNETTNPTPLRPRPQVPKTGYGVNTGLYTVLLGLSAGALGGMKIRYRRKRKK
- a CDS encoding cytochrome c biogenesis CcdA family protein; the protein is MLNNLENIIGEGLKSFGILAPILALLGGILTSISPCSLASIPLIIGFMTGTKEDDTKRAFKISVVFAIGMAITYTTLGVLAALLSKIFNQSGQLWNIFLGVVMILMALQTWEIINVVPSKILTNKSKKTGYIGALVVGIMAGLFSSPCSTPILVALLAIVASKGSLLWGVLLFLLYSIGNSILVIIAGTSTGFVGKVMSNKSYGKISDIVKIVFGIIILLIGLYFLYLGF
- a CDS encoding ECF transporter S component — protein: MENKLSIKKITLIGVMAAVVFVASQIQIQIPLGASATRVHIGNGFCLLCGLLLGPLAGGLASGMGSAIFDLINPIYLPSAPFTFTFKFLMAFICGKIAYSNGAKAEDFKKNLIGSITGAVTYVILYLSKSYISDIYVKGLPQAGAIAKGLQRLWASSVNAVVGVLIAVILVKALKPILKKSIR